From a region of the Triticum aestivum cultivar Chinese Spring chromosome 7D, IWGSC CS RefSeq v2.1, whole genome shotgun sequence genome:
- the LOC123169271 gene encoding syntaxin-124-like codes for MNDLFSTNSFKKYADANPETSAADMEAGGMNGANLDQFFSDVEAVKEDLKGFETLHKRLQSTNEETKTAHDARTIKALRSRMDGDVEQVLKRAKAVKAKLEVLKRDNANSRKAPDWGPGSSVDRTRTSVVAGLGKKLKDIMDDFQGLRAKMAAEYKETVARRYFTVTGEHAEESTIDSLISSGESESFLQKAIQDQGRGQVMDTISEIQERSDAVKDIERSLMDLHQVFLDMAALVEAQGHQINDIERHVAHASSFVRRGTVELEQAHEIQKDTRKWMCFAVLGGIALVVVLVTPVLINLHILTLR; via the exons ATGAACGACCTTTTCTCGACGAACTCGTTCAAGAAGTATGCGGACGCGAACCCGGAGACGTCGGCGGCCGACATGGAGGCCGGCGGCATGAACGGGGCGAACCTGGACCAGTTCTTCTCGGACGTGGAGGCTGTGAAGGAGGACCTAAAGGGCTTCGAGACCCTGCACAAGCGGCTGCAGTCCACCAACGAGGAGACCAAGACGGCGCACGACGCCCGCACCATCAAGGCCCTCCGCTCCCGCATGGACGGAGACGTCGAGCAGGTGCTCAAGCGCGCCAAGGCCGTCAAGGCCAAGCTCGAGGTGCTCAAGCGCGACAACGCCAACTCCCGCAAGGCGCCCGACTGGGGCCCCGGGTCCTCTGTCGATCGAACCCGCACCTCTGTCGTCGCCGGCCTCGGCAAGAAGCTCAAGGATATCATGGACGACTTCCAG GGGCTGAGGGCGAAGATGGCGGCGGAGTACAAGGAGACGGTGGCGCGGCGGTACTTCACGGTGACGGGCGAGCACGCGGAGGAGAGCACGATCGACTCGCTCATCTCGTCCGGGGAGAGCGAGTCGTTCCTGCAGAAGGCGATCCAGGACCAGGGGCGCGGGCAGGTGATGGACACCATCTCGGAGATCCAGGAGCGGAGCGACGCCGTCAAGGACATCGAGCGCAGCCTCATGGACCTGCACCAGGTGTTCCTCGACATGGCGGCGCTCGTCGAGGCGCAGGGGCACCAGATCAACGACATCGAGAGGCACGTCGCGCACGCCAGCTCCTTCGTGCGCCGGGGCACCGTCGAGCTGGAGCAGGCGCACGAGATCCAGAAGGACACCCGCAAATGGATGTGCTTCGCCGTCCTCGGGGGCATCGcgctcgtcgtcgtcctcgtcacgCCGGTGCTCATCAACCTCCACATCTTGACGCTCAGATGA